TTAACCGTAATTGGAATATCAAGTGAACAAGTGAGAGGGTCTGATACAGGTGTGTAATCGGCAGAATTTGACGTTGATACGTCAGTTGACGATAACAGATCAGTTTCCACAttcgtatattttaataattgatcGATATGCCTCTTACCTACAATATCATTCTCTAATTTTACCTCATACATTCTATTGCCAAGTTTCTTAGATATACACGCTTTTTTCCAACAAGGTTTACGGTTTTCATAACATCTGGCCCACACTAGGTCACCTATTTCGAACCGTctaacatttttattgttatcattttccttattattgtttccgcgcggcgccggcgccggcggtCGCAACAAGTCCAGCCGACAGCGTAGCTCGCGGCCCAACATTAACTTAGCCGGGCTGGCACCCGTCGTACAGTGTGCAGTGTTAcggtattcaaataaaaagtcTTGTAACTTTTCATCTATGATCTGAGCACACGAGTGACACTGTAAAATGGACTTTAGCTGCGTCTTACAAGTGCGAACATTTATCTCGGCGATCCCGTTACTGCACGGGTGGTAAATAGGCGACGTAAGGTATTGTATCCCGTTTATTTTGCAAAACTCGACAAATTCTTGAGAAGCTATTTTTGCATCATTATCCGAGACAATAACTCTTGGAAGACCGAACCTAGCAAACAAAaacttcaattttattattaaattccgCGTAGTTAAATTGTTCCCCATATCTAAGCATTCCAGCCATTTACTAAAGGCATCTACTACTATTAAGAACGACCTTTGACCCACCGAGAAATAGTCTATATGTACCCTTTGCCACGCAGAGGTGGGGCGGGCCCATGGCGAAGGAGGGGCGCGCGGGGGCGCGCCGCGCTGATGCACGCATACGGTACATGCATTAATCAGCTGTTCGATATCCTTATCTATGTTAGGCCACCATAAGCGCGCTCGTGCATTACTTTTTGTTTTGACTATTCCCTGGTGCGATTTGTGCAATTCTTGTAGCAACCTAGACCTATAAGTCGCCGGAATAACCACCTTATGCCCTCGTAATAAGCAACCTTGTTCTACGTCGAGTTCGTTACGGCATAAAAAGTATGGATAAATATTCCTACATTTAATTTTACGTGGCCAGCCATACTGTATATACCTAAGTACAGTACGTAAACACTTATCGCTGGCTGTCGCTACCTGAATATCTTTATATGTTAACGGGAGACTGTTTAATTGCATTGAATTTAAAGTATGTATTTCCTCATCTTCAAGTGCTGACTCCTGCGGATCCTGATTCTGAGTCGGTATACGCGAGAAATAATCCGCAACCTCGTTTTGTTTACtggtaatatatttaattttgtaattatatgcTGACAAAATTATGCCAAACCGGATTAAACGCGACGCTGTCATTACAGGAATACCGTTGCTCTTGCCAAATATTGCTAAAAGCGGTTTATGATCcgttttcaaaataaaaggCTCCTGCCGACCATATAAATATTGGTGGAACCGTGTCACACCAAATACAATTGCTGCAGCCTCTTTGTGAAGCTGGCTATAGTTTTGCTCGCCGGCTGTTAGGGACCTTGAACCATAGGCGAGCGGTCGCTCGATGCCATCGGGGCCAATTTGACCCAGTACTGCCCCAAGACCGTAGGGACCAGCATCTACAGCTACCGTCAGCTGCGCGCTCGGCTCAAAGTGTGTGAGTACGCGATCTGACGCCAGCTCGCGCTTCATCGCCTCGAACGCCGCCTGCTGCCGCTCTGACCACTCCCATTGCGCGTCAGCGCGCAATAGCTCATGTAAAGGCCCTAGCAAAGATGATGCATTTGGAACGAAATTTCGGTAATAGTTAGACATACCCAGGAATCTTTTCAATTCTGTCACATTATTAGGCCGAGGAGCACTCACAATTGCCTCAACTTTCTTTGGGCACTTCAGTAACCCgtctttattaataatatgacCTAAGTATGTGACGCTTTCCTGAAAAAAAGCACATTTATCTTTACCTAACCTCAACCCCGCATTTTGGAACCGCTTAAAAACTTCCTCTAACCTTTTCAGATGTATTTCTTTAGTGGGCCCCGTTACACACACGTCATCTAAAAACACGGCTACCCCTTCGATACCCGCTAGTACGCTTTCGAGCGCCCGTTGAAAAATCGCGGGCGCACTTGCCAATCCAAATACGAGACGTGTATACATAAACAGGCCCTTAGTCGTATTAATAGTAGTAAGCCTTTGAGAATCTTTGGAAAGTCGGAACTGATTGTACGCTTGACTACAATCCAACTTGGAAAAATGTTGCCCTCCACTAAGTTTTGCGAACACTTCTTCGATACGGGGAAGCGGATACGTATCTATGTATACATCGTTATTTATAGTTATCGAATAGTCCGCGCATATTCTTACACTACCGTTAGCCTTTCGTACCGGTACTATAGGCGTCGCGTAGTCGGAATGATTGACAGGTACCAATATTCCTTTGTCCACGAGTTTCATCAACTCCTCCTCTACGGGACCCTTAAGTGCAAAAGGTAGGGGTCGAGCTTTGCAAAATTTCGGTTTGACACCATGTTTAAGCTGTAACTTTACTTCGCCATATTTAAAACAACCCAAATCATCATTAAATaattctttatatttatttaacaacttATCGGTATCTATATCGCACGAAcagtttaaattgtaatttttatttataggcaATATACCTAATCCGAACTTGGCCATAAAATCTCGCCCAAGCAAGGCTGGACCTCCATTTCTTATgacataaaatgaaatttgctTTGTCATGCCATTAAATGATACTTGTGTGGAAAAATAACCCAGAGGTAAGATTTTATGACCGTTGTAGAAACATATTCTCATACTACAACTACTTAACTGTGTTTCTGAAAATTCTGTTCGATACATGCTATCTGAAATTACGCTACTGCTCGAACCGGAATCGACTTCCATATCGAACTCCTTTCCGTTAATGGCAACAGACATTAGTATAGGATCATAGTGTACGCACCTTAAACTAAAGACTTTACATTCCTGACAGTCACTGCAATCCTGGTCGTCTGGAGTTACATCTTCAACAGAAATGTTGTTCACACGCGCACTACACACCTttttcaagtgacctttattgTGACATTTTTGGCAACGATAATTTTTAAAACGACACTTATCAGCCTCATGCCCTTTCAAACCGCACACACTACACCGACGCATAGGCTGGTCTCGGCTGGCCGCTTGGCCCGCCCGGCCCATGCTCGCCTTGTACAGTGGCTCTTCCTTAACGGTCACGGTAGGTAAGGCCTTCACCTTCCTTGCACATTCCGCCTGCTGAGCTACTTCTACGGCTTTCGCGAACGTGAGTGTTGCAGCATCCTGTTCGAAAAGCTTGTCACGCTCCGGTCCTGCCCTGAACCCCAGCACGAGCCTGTCCCTCAATATCATATCGAGCGCGCTCCCAAACTCGCAATGCACCGCAAGTCCTCGAACTCGAGCCGCCCATTGCTCGATACTTTCGCCAATATCCCGCGTAGCCGCGTAAAATTTCGCACGGTCTGCGAAAGTACAGCGCTTCGGAGTAAAATGTTGATCGAGTACCTTCACCAACTCGTCGAACTTGACTTCCTCAATCTTCTTAGGATGAACAAGGTTCCTTGCCAATCGGTATGTTTCATCTGACAAATGCGTTAAGACTAACGCGCCCTTTTTGTCTTCCCCCACTTGATTTAATTTGACAAACTGCAACAGTCGACTATGAAAAATCTCCCATTCCTGGGAATTATGGTCGAAAACAGACAAATTTCCGAAAAAATGCTCCATGTCACTTTTTTGTTACGCGCGGGTAAGACACGACTCGTCGCCACTGAGATATATGTGGGTAGAGTGGGGAGCAATGAAACGCAATCGTACCGAGGCACAGCTGGTTTATTACTGACTTTGTATGTGTAGGTAATGGGATGCGTGCGCGCGCACACATAgacatgcatacatacatatcatGGACACTTGTTCATTATAAGAAGGAAACAGTTTAacatttagcttttttttaaatttgggataaataaatattatggaagCTTCCAACTGCCGTAGACGTAAATCACTCTTAAAAGTAATGCTTCTTAAATGTGAAGAAGAAAATACGATTGTTTCCACGGTATTGACATCTATAAAAGTGGTTATCATGCACTATAATGAGACTATATCATTGCTATACGTAGTTGGTAAATTAATagtacttaggtaggtatttagttATCACTGGAAGGGAAATACTCGtatgaatataaattatcaTCTATTtcagtaagtaatatttaaaggTGCCAGAGGGcgtaccgcgaaccacgttagacgtgttgcctctctgtcgcactcgtaaattcgtacgtaagtgtgacagggaggcaacacgtcgaacgtggttcgcggtagcccctAAGCAGTTCTAGTAGTTTACATCTACGGCCGTCATTTTGCAGAAAAAGATAGTGTGCTCTCGCCGCCTGCGGGCGACGCATTTGCATTTTAACCGTCACACACTCCAAGCGATAGGGTTCCTTGTAACCCGAATGGGTTTAATCTGTTTAATGCGTTTCCTGATACAGATTGAGCTAATGGGATTCAGTGAGTGATTGTGGTGGTCTTCATAATTGCCAAACGAAATAATGTAGTCAAAAGAATGTCAGTAGCTCTGG
This region of Cydia pomonella isolate Wapato2018A chromosome 17, ilCydPomo1, whole genome shotgun sequence genomic DNA includes:
- the LOC133527081 gene encoding uncharacterized protein LOC133527081, producing MEHFFGNLSVFDHNSQEWEIFHSRLLQFVKLNQVGEDKKGALVLTHLSDETYRLARNLVHPKKIEEVKFDELVKVLDQHFTPKRCTFADRAKFYAATRDIGESIEQWAARVRGLAVHCEFGSALDMILRDRLVLGFRAGPERDKLFEQDAATLTFAKAVEVAQQAECARKVKALPTVTVKEEPLYKASMGRAGQAASRDQPMRRCSVCGLKGHEADKCRFKNYRCQKCHNKGHLKKVCSARVNNISVEDVTPDDQDCSDCQECKVFSLRFPN